Proteins from a single region of Macrotis lagotis isolate mMagLag1 chromosome 2, bilby.v1.9.chrom.fasta, whole genome shotgun sequence:
- the ATF4 gene encoding cyclic AMP-dependent transcription factor ATF-4: protein MTEMSFLSSDLLWGDLLSPFNQSGLGAEESLGPLDDYLEEAKPLKSHGLSGDKAKAVSSDWQAVEGIFTATDYGKEDAFSGMDWMVEKMDLKEFDFDALLGMDDLESTCSELIATLEDSCDLFDPLATNDQEPPTTVNSIGQFPETLLEPDHVSPSTSHQSFPLSLRALTSTPDHTFSLELGSEVDVLEGDRKPDTVYDLIPKGIKEEEAPSDSDSGIGVCTSPESYLGSPQHSPSTSTASLNESRLSAEAVFLSARPKPYDRPLEDKKEKKIDKKLKKMEQNKTAATRYRQKKRAEQEALSGECRELEQRNEALKEKADALSKEIQYLKDLIEEVRKAKEKRKSS, encoded by the exons ATGACGGAGATGAGCTTCCTGAGCAGCGACTTGTTGTGGGGGGACTTGCTGTCCCCCTTCAACCAGTCGGGTTTGGGGGCTGAGGAAAGCCTGGGCCCCCTAGATGACTACCTGGAGGAGGCCAAGCCCCTCAAATCGCATGGGCTCTCCGgcgacaaggctaaggcagtcTCTTCCGATTGGCAGGCTGTGGAGGGTATTTTCACTGCCACAGACTATGGCAAGG AGGATGCCTTCTCGGGCATGGATTGGATGGTGGAGAAAATGGATCTGAAGGAGTTTGATTTCGATGCCCTTTTGGGTATGGACGACCTGGAATCCACCTGCTCCGAGCTTATTGCCACGTTGGAAGACTCGTGTGATCTGTTTGATCCCTTGGCCACCAATGATCAAGAGCCCCCCACAACAGTTAATTCAATTGGCCAGTTCCCCGAAACTCTCCTTGAGCCCGATCACGTCAGCCCCAGTACCTCCCAtcagtcttttcccctttctctaagGGCCCTGACCTCCACACCAGACCATACTTTTAGTTTAGAGCTAGGTAGCGAAGTGGATGTCTTAGAAGGAGACAGAAAACCAGATACTGTGTATGACTTGATACCAAAAGGCATCAAAGAGGAAGAAGCCCCCTCAGATAGCGACAGTGGGATTGGCGTCTGTACGAGCCCCGAGTCTTACCTGGGCTCGCCTCAGCACAGCCCCTCCACTTCCACGGCTTCTCTGAATGAGAGCCGACTCTCCGCAGAAGCCGTGTTTCTCTCTGCCCGCCCCAAACCTTACGACCGTCCCCTTGaggacaagaaagagaaaaagattgacaaaaaactcaaaaaaatggaACAGAACAAGACTGCCGCCACTCGTTACAGGCAGAAAAAGCGGGCAGAGCAGGAGGCGCTATCTGGGGAGTGCAGAGAGCTAGAGCAGAGGAATGAGGCTTTGAAGGAGAAAGCAGATGCCCTGAGCAAGGAGATCCAGTATTTGAAGGACTTGATAGAAGAGGTCCGCAAGGccaaggagaagaggaaaagttcCTAA